One window from the genome of Saccharicrinis carchari encodes:
- the rfbD gene encoding dTDP-4-dehydrorhamnose reductase, which translates to MTKILVCGANGQLGQSIRSIHDQYIDLEMVFTDIEELDICNPDQLITYTQQADIDYLINCAAYTAVDKAEHEQVMARKLNADAVKNIGIAATQNNFKVIHISTDYVFDGKTFKPYSENVLAVPESFYGQTKLLGEKYLMETQPDSMIIRTAWLYSEFGNNFVKTMIKLGKQKSELSIVADQVGSPTYAIDLAQAILTIITKIHNGIYIFKPGIYHYSNEGVCSWYDFTLYIHRIMGIDCKITPIESKDYPTAAPRPFYSVLNKSKIKTSYKINIPHWGWSLEKCLCILKADRSVGIQEITN; encoded by the coding sequence ATGACAAAGATATTAGTGTGTGGAGCCAATGGTCAGTTGGGGCAAAGTATACGTTCAATCCATGACCAATATATTGACCTGGAAATGGTTTTTACCGATATTGAGGAGCTCGATATCTGTAACCCCGATCAGCTCATCACTTACACCCAGCAAGCCGATATTGATTACCTGATAAACTGCGCTGCGTACACCGCGGTTGATAAAGCAGAGCATGAACAGGTTATGGCCCGAAAACTAAATGCCGATGCAGTTAAAAACATTGGTATAGCTGCCACTCAAAACAATTTTAAAGTAATTCATATTTCTACCGATTACGTATTCGATGGCAAAACTTTTAAACCATATAGCGAAAATGTGCTTGCTGTGCCCGAGTCGTTTTACGGACAGACCAAGTTGCTGGGCGAAAAATATTTAATGGAAACCCAACCCGATTCCATGATTATACGAACAGCATGGCTTTACTCCGAGTTTGGGAACAATTTTGTAAAAACTATGATAAAACTGGGCAAGCAAAAAAGCGAGCTCAGCATAGTGGCCGATCAAGTGGGCTCACCCACCTATGCCATTGATTTGGCTCAAGCCATTTTAACTATAATAACTAAAATACACAATGGCATATATATATTTAAGCCGGGCATTTATCATTATAGCAACGAGGGCGTTTGCAGTTGGTACGATTTTACCTTATACATCCACCGGATAATGGGTATCGATTGTAAGATTACGCCCATCGAGTCAAAAGATTACCCCACGGCTGCTCCACGGCCTTTTTATAGCGTGCTGAATAAAAGTAAGATTAAAACAAGTTATAAAATAAATATTCCTCATTGGGGTTGGAGCCTTGAAAAATGCCTGTGCATATTAAAAGCAGACCGGTCTGTCGGAATACAAGAAATTACAAACTAA
- the rfbC gene encoding dTDP-4-dehydrorhamnose 3,5-epimerase, translated as MEIRETGFEDLLVLKPSRFADSRGFFLESYNRERFIKAGIENDFKQDNYSSSQYGVIRGLHYQLAPYSQAKLVQVLKGKILDVVVDLRKDSPTFGKSFCQELSEENGLQLMIPRGFAHGFSVLSPEVLFSYKCDNLYNKAAERGIKYNDADLAIAWGIPENKIVISDKDEGHPPFKDAEYNF; from the coding sequence ATGGAAATAAGAGAAACAGGATTTGAGGATTTGCTGGTACTTAAGCCAAGTAGGTTTGCCGATTCCAGAGGCTTTTTTTTAGAGTCGTATAACAGGGAAAGGTTTATAAAAGCCGGAATTGAAAACGATTTTAAACAGGACAACTACTCATCGTCGCAATATGGTGTGATACGGGGTCTGCATTATCAGTTGGCACCGTATTCGCAAGCCAAATTGGTACAAGTGCTTAAAGGAAAAATACTGGATGTGGTTGTTGATTTGCGAAAAGATTCGCCTACCTTTGGTAAAAGCTTTTGCCAGGAGCTTTCGGAAGAAAATGGATTGCAATTAATGATACCACGCGGATTTGCGCACGGTTTTTCGGTTCTGAGCCCCGAAGTATTATTTAGCTATAAGTGCGACAACCTGTACAACAAGGCCGCCGAGAGAGGTATTAAATATAATGATGCTGATTTGGCCATCGCTTGGGGAATACCGGAAAATAAAATTGTGATTTCAGACAAGGATGAGGGGCATCCCCCTTTTAAGGACGCTGAGTATAATTTTTAA
- the rfbA gene encoding glucose-1-phosphate thymidylyltransferase RfbA: protein MANYKGIILAGGSGTRLYPITQSISKQIIPVYNKPMIYYPLSVLMLSGIREILIISTPHDLPLYKNLFGDGSQLGISLSYAEQPSPDGLAQAFIIGEEFIGNDNVCLILGDNIFYGFELPKLLAKTVETNEGATVFGYYVTDPERYGVAEFDQKNNVVSLEEKPLKPKSNYAVTGLYFYDNTVVEKAKGLKPSKRGELEITDLNKLYLAENRLKVNLMSRGMAWLDTGTHDSMLEASNFIATIERRQGLMVSCIEEIAYNMGFINKAQLLELAKPLKKNQYGVYLKHIAK from the coding sequence ATGGCAAATTACAAAGGAATAATTTTGGCAGGTGGATCGGGAACCAGGCTCTACCCTATTACGCAGAGCATTTCTAAACAGATTATCCCCGTTTACAACAAACCGATGATCTACTATCCATTGTCTGTTTTAATGCTCTCGGGTATCCGCGAAATACTGATTATATCTACCCCTCACGATTTGCCTTTGTACAAAAATTTATTTGGCGATGGCAGCCAGCTGGGCATATCCCTTAGCTATGCAGAGCAGCCAAGTCCCGATGGATTGGCACAAGCCTTTATCATTGGCGAAGAATTTATTGGCAACGACAATGTATGCTTAATTTTGGGCGACAATATTTTTTACGGCTTTGAACTACCCAAATTATTAGCTAAAACAGTGGAGACGAATGAGGGCGCAACGGTTTTTGGATACTATGTAACCGATCCCGAGCGATATGGAGTCGCAGAATTCGATCAAAAGAATAATGTTGTAAGCCTGGAAGAAAAACCCCTAAAGCCTAAATCAAATTATGCTGTAACAGGGCTCTATTTTTATGATAACACAGTAGTTGAAAAAGCCAAAGGACTGAAGCCCTCAAAACGCGGCGAACTGGAAATTACCGATTTGAACAAATTGTATCTGGCAGAAAATCGTCTTAAGGTTAATTTGATGAGCCGCGGTATGGCCTGGCTCGATACCGGCACCCACGATAGCATGTTGGAGGCATCAAACTTTATTGCCACCATTGAAAGACGACAGGGACTAATGGTTTCCTGTATAGAAGAAATAGCATATAATATGGGTTTTATTAACAAAGCTCAACTGCTTGAACTTGCCAAACCTTTAAAGAAAAACCAATATGGGGTATATTTAAAACATATTGCAAAATAG
- a CDS encoding UDP-glucuronic acid decarboxylase family protein, translating into MKKRILVTGGAGFIGSHLCERLLKEGNDVICMDNYFTGNKQNIIHLLDNPYFELIRHDVTHPFYIEVDEIYNLACPASPIHYQFNSIKTIKTSVMGAINMLGLAKRTKAKILQASTSEVYGDPEVHPQCEDYWGNVNPIGIRSCYDEGKRCAESLFFNYHAQNKVAIKVIRIFNTYGPRMHPNDGRVVSNFIVQALKGQDITIFGDGKQTRSFQYVDDLVEGTIRMMNSRDDFLGPVNIGNPNEFTMLELAQQVIALTGTQSKLTFMPLPEDDPSQRQPDITLAQKELDNWTPKVELKEGLIKTIEYFDRILKSPQ; encoded by the coding sequence ATGAAAAAAAGAATATTGGTAACAGGAGGGGCGGGTTTTATTGGTTCCCATTTATGCGAGCGATTGCTAAAGGAAGGTAACGATGTTATTTGTATGGATAATTATTTTACCGGGAATAAGCAAAACATTATTCACTTGCTCGATAATCCATACTTTGAGTTGATACGCCATGATGTTACGCATCCGTTTTACATCGAAGTAGACGAAATATATAATCTGGCTTGTCCTGCATCGCCCATTCATTACCAGTTTAACTCCATAAAAACCATCAAAACATCGGTGATGGGTGCCATTAATATGTTGGGCTTGGCCAAGCGTACCAAAGCAAAAATACTGCAAGCCTCCACATCGGAGGTGTATGGCGATCCGGAAGTGCACCCACAATGCGAAGACTATTGGGGTAATGTAAACCCCATAGGCATTCGCTCCTGTTACGACGAAGGGAAAAGGTGCGCAGAAAGTTTGTTTTTCAACTACCATGCCCAAAACAAAGTGGCCATTAAGGTAATCCGAATTTTTAACACCTACGGCCCCCGCATGCACCCCAACGATGGGCGCGTGGTATCCAATTTCATTGTGCAGGCGCTCAAAGGACAAGACATTACCATTTTTGGCGACGGAAAACAAACGCGCAGTTTCCAATACGTTGACGATCTGGTAGAGGGAACCATTCGGATGATGAATTCGAGAGATGATTTTTTGGGACCGGTAAACATTGGCAATCCCAATGAATTTACCATGCTCGAACTGGCTCAACAGGTTATTGCATTAACGGGCACGCAATCCAAACTCACCTTTATGCCTTTGCCCGAAGATGACCCAAGCCAACGACAGCCAGATATTACCTTGGCGCAAAAAGAATTAGACAATTGGACGCCAAAAGTAGAGCTGAAAGAAGGCTTGATAAAAACGATAGAATATTTTGATCGTATTTTAAAGTCACCTCAATGA
- a CDS encoding UDP-glucose dehydrogenase family protein has protein sequence MKISIVGTGYVGLVSGTCFADVGITVTCVDVNEKKINALKKGIIPIYEPGLETMVHNNIEKGRLLFTTSLKEAIEQSEVVFIAVGTPPDEDGSADLKYVLDVARQIGKHMDHYMVIVTKSTVPIGTAKKVKAAITDELEKRGVELDFDVASNPEFLKEGNAIQDFLKPDRIVVGTESEKAQKMMSRLYKPFLLNGHPIIFMDIPSAEMTKYAANAMLATKISFINDMANLCEIVGADISSVRDGIGSDSRIGNKFIYAGAGYGGSCFPKDVKAVIKTAADYGYKLRVLQAVEDVNDAQKHVLVSKIKEHFGSNLSQMTFALWGLSFKPKTDDMREAPALVIIDELIKMGASIKAYDPVAMDEAKRILGDKIFYGDDPYDVLIDADALVVITEWPEFRIPNFKVIDKLVKNKVIFDGRNIYDPNEMVENGFSYYSIGRKARHPMK, from the coding sequence ATGAAAATTTCTATTGTTGGAACCGGATATGTAGGATTAGTCTCCGGAACATGCTTTGCTGATGTAGGCATAACGGTTACTTGCGTTGATGTGAATGAAAAAAAAATTAATGCATTAAAAAAAGGTATAATACCTATTTATGAACCGGGTTTAGAAACCATGGTGCACAACAATATTGAAAAGGGCAGATTGTTATTCACCACCAGTTTAAAAGAGGCGATTGAACAATCGGAGGTTGTTTTTATTGCGGTGGGTACACCGCCTGATGAGGATGGAAGTGCGGATCTTAAATATGTGCTGGATGTAGCCAGACAAATTGGTAAGCACATGGATCATTATATGGTTATTGTTACCAAAAGTACCGTACCCATAGGCACTGCTAAAAAAGTTAAAGCCGCTATAACTGACGAACTGGAAAAGAGAGGTGTTGAATTGGATTTTGATGTCGCTTCTAACCCGGAGTTTTTAAAGGAAGGCAACGCTATCCAGGATTTCCTGAAACCGGATCGCATAGTGGTAGGCACCGAATCAGAAAAAGCCCAAAAAATGATGAGCCGACTGTACAAACCCTTTTTACTGAACGGGCATCCCATCATATTTATGGATATTCCATCGGCCGAAATGACCAAATATGCCGCCAACGCCATGCTGGCTACCAAAATTAGTTTTATAAACGATATGGCCAACCTGTGCGAGATTGTGGGAGCCGATATTTCTTCGGTGCGCGATGGCATTGGCTCAGATTCGCGGATAGGCAATAAGTTTATCTATGCCGGTGCGGGATATGGTGGTTCGTGCTTTCCTAAAGATGTAAAGGCGGTAATTAAAACCGCGGCCGACTATGGCTACAAACTTAGGGTATTACAAGCTGTAGAAGATGTTAACGATGCACAAAAGCATGTGCTTGTTAGCAAAATAAAAGAACATTTTGGAAGTAACCTGAGTCAAATGACTTTTGCTTTGTGGGGATTATCGTTTAAACCAAAAACCGACGATATGCGCGAGGCACCGGCCCTGGTTATTATAGATGAGTTGATTAAAATGGGGGCCAGTATAAAAGCATACGACCCGGTAGCTATGGATGAGGCTAAGCGTATATTAGGCGATAAAATATTCTATGGCGATGATCCCTACGATGTGCTCATTGATGCGGACGCACTTGTTGTAATTACCGAATGGCCCGAATTTCGTATTCCCAACTTTAAGGTAATAGACAAGCTGGTTAAAAATAAGGTGATATTCGATGGCAGAAATATCTACGACCCTAACGAAATGGTTGAAAACGGTTTTTCGTATTACAGCATCGGACGCAAGGCCAGACATCCAATGAAATAA
- a CDS encoding vWA domain-containing protein translates to MMNFKLWNFIVTVFFLFIVYACEPDNEPGLSDEYTSDKTGYAMFNDARGSSGGSATGGGSSTGSGGTNQGNNAGLITAGEWNDLDNWVYWSELIIGQDYSKMPDYWGFYTQNRISVVLTTNGSPAVDTKLELKKKGQTVWRSKTDNMGRAELWIALFQKDNSLNMSDYDLYVNGNKVNRNLTLFENGVNKINITSATSVSDRVELAFVVDATGSMGDEMEFLKDDLKDVVQKVLKGKTNLDVFTSTVFYRDQGDEYLVKKSGFTSDINSTVNFIAKQRADGGGDFPEAVHTALKTAFNELQWSDKAKARIAFLLLDAPPHYTSEIIAEVQQQTLRAAEKGIKIIPVTASGIDKETEFLMRFMAMATNGTYIFITNDSGIGNHHIQASVGDYEVELLNDLLVRLIRKYSN, encoded by the coding sequence ATGATGAATTTTAAACTTTGGAATTTTATTGTTACGGTATTCTTTCTGTTTATTGTTTATGCTTGCGAACCCGATAACGAACCCGGTTTAAGTGATGAATACACCAGTGATAAAACAGGGTATGCTATGTTTAACGATGCGCGGGGTTCCTCAGGTGGGAGTGCCACTGGTGGGGGATCCTCAACAGGTAGCGGCGGCACCAATCAGGGCAACAATGCCGGATTGATCACGGCAGGCGAATGGAACGACCTGGATAATTGGGTTTACTGGAGTGAATTGATAATTGGACAGGATTATTCAAAAATGCCTGATTATTGGGGATTTTACACCCAAAACCGGATTTCTGTTGTGCTAACCACGAACGGTAGCCCGGCAGTGGATACCAAGCTTGAACTGAAAAAGAAAGGGCAAACCGTTTGGAGATCAAAAACGGATAACATGGGGAGAGCTGAGCTTTGGATAGCCTTGTTTCAAAAAGATAATTCACTAAATATGTCGGACTATGACCTCTATGTAAATGGAAATAAGGTGAACCGGAACCTTACTTTGTTTGAAAATGGTGTTAATAAAATAAATATCACTTCCGCGACATCGGTTTCTGATAGGGTGGAGCTGGCTTTTGTGGTGGATGCTACAGGTTCCATGGGCGATGAAATGGAGTTTTTGAAGGACGATTTGAAGGATGTGGTGCAAAAAGTTTTGAAGGGCAAAACAAACCTTGATGTGTTTACGTCCACCGTGTTTTACAGGGATCAGGGCGATGAATACCTGGTAAAAAAGTCTGGTTTTACCTCGGATATTAATTCAACGGTTAATTTTATCGCAAAGCAGCGGGCCGACGGTGGAGGCGATTTTCCGGAGGCGGTGCATACGGCACTCAAAACCGCTTTCAACGAGTTGCAATGGTCTGATAAGGCAAAAGCACGCATTGCATTTTTATTGCTAGACGCACCGCCGCATTATACTTCCGAAATTATTGCCGAAGTGCAGCAACAAACGCTTCGCGCTGCAGAAAAAGGTATTAAGATCATACCTGTAACAGCCAGCGGAATAGATAAGGAAACGGAATTTTTGATGCGTTTTATGGCCATGGCCACCAATGGAACCTACATTTTCATCACCAACGACAGCGGAATTGGCAACCACCATATCCAAGCCAGCGTAGGCGATTACGAAGTAGAATTGCTCAATGATTTGCTGGTACGCCTGATCCGTAAATACAGCAATTGA
- a CDS encoding FAD-linked oxidase, which produces MARTTAYKKTEWDTMHNNGPFPLKCLYVTELEPQGNIPDAIDRLNDAADEIRRLIKETIDAGQGFRAYGSRWSLSNIAHHKDRMHFNANMNLHVPLKADDIHPQGIYKDENLFFFQCGNTIKELSKTLNNYGKSLKSSGASNGQTIAGCISTGVHGAAIDAGAIPDYVVGLNLIIGPELQDVVYIERHTKPALSDAFAHKIRARTIRNDALFNAALVGLGSFGFIHGIVIEAEDRYLLRRYVKKVDKDIALHLSDTMDFENSDFKIDGETDSKGKPLRPYHFKVFMNPYADDREYVIEIMYKKPYAIPYPDPLPTIKTSLYRDLIHLLIKVSEKWPKKIPYFVRKLQKAVLPPVDMDVTGTLAEIFWDAPYLGPAFACSVGVDHTHSSKALKLLANLAKEEGPIPGIYAMRFVRQTEATLGFTKFPLSCIIEIDGVLWNKSKKLMSLTDFSRRMIEVLQQAGVPFTVHWGKNMDWGYPGLIDHMYGQKAKEWRQYRSALLSNEMAEFFCNDFLKTAGLAEIVEDIPNGLIDQL; this is translated from the coding sequence ATGGCCAGAACAACTGCTTATAAAAAAACAGAATGGGATACGATGCATAATAATGGCCCTTTTCCGCTCAAATGCTTATATGTTACTGAGCTTGAACCCCAAGGAAATATTCCGGATGCAATTGATCGTTTAAACGATGCTGCCGACGAAATCAGACGATTAATTAAGGAAACCATCGATGCCGGGCAGGGATTCCGGGCGTATGGGTCGCGCTGGTCGCTGTCCAACATTGCACACCATAAGGATAGGATGCACTTTAACGCTAATATGAACCTTCATGTACCTTTGAAGGCGGATGATATACACCCGCAAGGTATTTATAAAGACGAAAACCTGTTTTTTTTTCAATGCGGCAATACCATCAAGGAACTCTCAAAAACATTAAACAATTACGGAAAATCGCTAAAAAGTAGCGGAGCAAGTAACGGGCAAACAATTGCCGGCTGTATTTCAACTGGTGTGCACGGTGCGGCCATTGATGCCGGTGCCATACCCGATTATGTGGTAGGTCTGAATTTAATTATTGGTCCGGAGCTACAGGATGTAGTATATATTGAAAGACATACCAAGCCCGCTTTGAGTGATGCGTTTGCACATAAGATAAGGGCCAGAACCATCCGTAACGATGCTTTATTTAATGCTGCTCTGGTGGGGCTGGGCTCCTTCGGCTTCATTCACGGAATAGTCATCGAGGCCGAGGACAGGTATTTATTGCGTCGTTACGTAAAAAAAGTGGATAAGGATATTGCACTGCACCTGTCGGATACCATGGATTTTGAAAATTCGGATTTTAAAATAGATGGCGAAACAGACAGCAAGGGAAAACCATTGCGTCCTTATCATTTTAAAGTATTTATGAATCCTTATGCGGATGACCGTGAGTATGTGATAGAGATAATGTATAAAAAACCTTATGCTATCCCATATCCGGATCCACTGCCTACCATAAAAACTTCCTTGTATCGTGATTTAATTCATCTGTTGATTAAGGTATCGGAGAAGTGGCCCAAAAAAATCCCCTATTTTGTACGTAAACTTCAAAAAGCCGTTTTACCGCCGGTGGATATGGACGTTACCGGTACATTGGCCGAAATTTTTTGGGACGCGCCGTATCTGGGGCCCGCCTTTGCCTGTTCCGTAGGAGTGGATCATACACATTCGTCTAAGGCATTAAAATTACTAGCCAACCTTGCCAAGGAAGAAGGACCCATACCGGGGATATACGCTATGCGATTTGTTAGGCAGACAGAAGCAACCCTTGGTTTCACAAAGTTTCCGCTAAGCTGTATCATAGAGATTGACGGTGTACTATGGAATAAAAGTAAAAAATTAATGAGCCTGACGGATTTTTCGCGGCGTATGATTGAAGTATTGCAGCAAGCCGGGGTACCCTTTACTGTGCATTGGGGCAAAAATATGGATTGGGGCTATCCCGGTTTAATAGATCATATGTACGGTCAAAAGGCCAAAGAATGGAGACAGTACCGTAGTGCCTTGCTTAGCAATGAAATGGCGGAGTTTTTTTGCAACGATTTTTTGAAAACCGCAGGACTGGCAGAGATAGTTGAAGATATTCCGAATGGCTTAATCGACCAGCTATAG
- the rpsA gene encoding 30S ribosomal protein S1, with protein sequence MSEVNENDNAQEVNETPEVKNETVTATENTSDASFDWDTFEQGEVFGSKSSKEDLEQLYDKTLSTISEKEVIEGEVIALTKREVVINIGFKSDGIVSRNEFRYNPDLAVGDTVEVYVESQEDKKGQLVLSHKKARALRSWDRVNAALENDEVIKGYIKCRTKGGMIVDVFGIEAFLPGSQIDVKPIRDYDMYVGKTMEFKVVKINPEFKNVVVSHKALIEAELEQQKKDIISKLEKGQVLEGTVKNITSYGVFIDLGGVDGLIHITDLSWGRVSHPEEVVELDQKLNVVILDFDDEKKRIALGLKQLTAHPWDSLNTELKVGDVVKGKVVVMADYGAFVEIAPGVEGLIHVSEMSWSQHLRSAQDFLKVGDEVDATILTLDRDERKMSLGIKQLKTDPWEKIEESYAVGSKHKAKVRNFTNFGIFVEIEEGIDGLIHISDLSWTKKIKHPAEFTSIGEEVEVVVLEIDKENRRLSLGHKQLEENPWDVFETLFTVDSVHEGTIIELFDKGAVIALPYGVEGFATPRHLVKEDGSQAKADEKLDFKVIEFNKSSKRIILSHSRVFEDVKRTAENTEKVEQAKTTKKGVKKLKDNLEKTTLGDISGLQALKDKMEADEKN encoded by the coding sequence ATGAGTGAAGTAAACGAAAACGACAACGCACAGGAGGTAAACGAAACTCCTGAAGTAAAAAATGAAACGGTAACGGCTACCGAAAACACATCCGATGCAAGTTTTGACTGGGATACCTTTGAACAAGGCGAAGTATTCGGAAGTAAAAGTTCTAAAGAAGATTTGGAACAATTGTATGACAAAACCTTATCTACCATTTCCGAAAAAGAGGTGATAGAAGGAGAAGTTATTGCCTTAACAAAAAGAGAAGTTGTAATCAATATCGGTTTCAAATCAGACGGTATTGTTTCCAGAAACGAATTTCGCTACAATCCCGACTTAGCTGTTGGTGATACGGTAGAGGTTTATGTTGAAAGTCAGGAAGACAAAAAAGGTCAGCTGGTACTTTCGCACAAAAAGGCACGTGCGCTGCGTTCATGGGATCGCGTAAACGCTGCTTTAGAGAATGACGAGGTGATCAAAGGATACATCAAGTGCCGCACCAAAGGAGGTATGATTGTAGATGTATTTGGTATTGAGGCCTTTTTACCGGGTTCACAAATCGATGTGAAGCCTATCCGCGACTACGATATGTACGTTGGAAAAACAATGGAGTTCAAAGTGGTTAAAATCAACCCTGAATTTAAAAACGTTGTTGTTTCGCACAAAGCACTTATTGAAGCCGAATTGGAGCAACAGAAAAAAGATATTATATCTAAACTAGAAAAAGGACAAGTACTTGAGGGTACCGTTAAAAACATTACTTCGTACGGTGTATTTATCGACCTGGGTGGTGTAGACGGATTGATTCACATCACAGATCTGTCATGGGGTCGTGTGTCGCATCCCGAAGAAGTGGTTGAGTTGGATCAAAAACTCAATGTTGTTATCCTGGATTTTGATGATGAGAAAAAACGTATTGCACTTGGCTTGAAACAGCTGACAGCCCATCCATGGGATTCGTTGAACACCGAGCTTAAAGTAGGCGATGTGGTTAAAGGAAAAGTAGTGGTGATGGCCGATTATGGTGCATTTGTTGAAATTGCACCCGGTGTTGAAGGTTTGATTCACGTTTCAGAAATGTCGTGGTCACAACACTTGCGAAGCGCACAGGACTTCCTAAAAGTGGGCGACGAAGTAGATGCTACCATCCTTACGCTGGATCGCGACGAGCGCAAAATGTCGCTTGGCATCAAGCAACTGAAAACAGATCCATGGGAAAAAATAGAAGAGAGCTATGCCGTTGGTTCTAAACATAAAGCCAAGGTGAGAAACTTTACCAATTTCGGTATCTTCGTTGAGATTGAAGAAGGTATTGATGGTCTTATTCACATATCTGACCTTTCGTGGACCAAAAAAATTAAACACCCGGCCGAGTTTACTTCAATAGGTGAAGAGGTTGAGGTAGTGGTATTGGAAATTGATAAGGAAAACAGACGTTTGAGTCTGGGTCACAAACAACTCGAAGAGAACCCATGGGACGTGTTTGAAACATTGTTTACAGTGGATTCGGTACACGAGGGAACCATCATAGAATTGTTCGACAAAGGAGCAGTTATAGCGCTTCCTTATGGAGTAGAAGGTTTTGCTACCCCACGTCATTTGGTAAAAGAGGATGGCTCGCAGGCAAAAGCGGATGAGAAATTGGATTTTAAAGTTATCGAGTTCAATAAGTCTTCTAAGCGTATAATCCTTTCACATTCAAGAGTTTTTGAGGATGTTAAACGTACTGCCGAAAACACAGAAAAAGTTGAGCAGGCAAAAACAACCAAAAAAGGTGTAAAGAAGTTGAAAGATAACTTAGAAAAGACTACATTAGGTGATATTTCTGGCTTGCAGGCACTCAAAGATAAAATGGAAGCCGACGAGAAGAATTAA
- a CDS encoding STAS domain-containing protein: protein MDFKIDKLDGFTLIQILKEKLDTHVAPALKSELVLLSGNGEKNILLDLSKSSYCDSSGLSAILVANRLCKNADGAFVLSGLQPAVERLISVSQLDSVLTIAAKMEEGVELMRKAIEK from the coding sequence ATGGACTTTAAGATAGACAAATTAGATGGTTTCACCCTTATTCAGATTTTAAAAGAAAAGTTGGATACGCATGTAGCGCCCGCACTAAAATCTGAACTTGTTTTATTGTCGGGTAACGGGGAAAAAAATATTCTCCTGGACTTATCAAAATCAAGCTATTGCGATTCATCGGGTTTGAGTGCTATTCTAGTAGCCAACAGGTTGTGTAAAAATGCCGACGGCGCTTTTGTATTATCCGGATTGCAACCGGCCGTGGAACGTTTAATTTCCGTTTCACAGTTGGATTCGGTTTTAACAATAGCCGCTAAAATGGAGGAGGGAGTAGAGTTAATGCGCAAAGCGATTGAAAAATAA
- a CDS encoding ribonuclease Z, protein MLKPLTITILGSNSALPTANRYPTAQVLNASERFFLIDCGEGTQQQLRANKIKFSKIDHIFISHLHGDHCFGLIGLISTFGLMGRKAPLHIHSHPHLEKLLQPQLNYFCVDLPFQVVFDDFDPKQKGLIYTDKHITVETIPLKHRIPTVGFLFKQKLEERKLKKDFVFIHQPSIKDRIAIKKGSDYINKDGALMSNKDITLDPPKPLSYAFCTDTKYTESILEQIKGVDVLYHEATFAADNAHLAKKTYHSTAEQAAQIATKAGAGKLLLGHFSSRYKNLDVLLNEAKAVFPNTFLAIEGDVIHVGQ, encoded by the coding sequence ATGCTTAAGCCGTTAACAATAACCATCCTTGGGAGCAATTCGGCTTTGCCAACTGCTAACAGATATCCAACCGCTCAGGTGCTCAATGCATCTGAGCGGTTTTTTTTGATAGATTGTGGCGAAGGTACCCAGCAACAATTACGAGCCAATAAAATTAAGTTCAGCAAAATAGATCATATTTTTATTTCGCACCTACATGGCGATCATTGTTTTGGCCTTATCGGACTTATATCCACATTCGGCCTTATGGGGCGTAAGGCGCCTTTACACATCCATTCGCATCCACATCTCGAAAAGCTACTGCAACCTCAGTTAAATTATTTTTGTGTTGATTTACCTTTTCAGGTAGTATTTGATGATTTTGATCCAAAGCAGAAAGGCCTGATATATACAGATAAGCACATCACGGTAGAAACTATTCCTCTTAAACATCGTATTCCAACGGTGGGTTTCCTGTTTAAACAAAAACTCGAAGAGCGTAAATTAAAAAAAGATTTTGTATTCATCCATCAGCCCTCAATTAAAGATAGAATTGCCATAAAAAAGGGAAGCGACTATATAAATAAAGATGGTGCACTGATGTCTAACAAGGATATAACTTTAGATCCCCCAAAGCCACTTTCCTATGCATTTTGCACCGATACCAAATATACGGAAAGCATCCTTGAGCAAATTAAAGGAGTAGATGTGCTTTATCACGAAGCAACCTTTGCGGCCGACAATGCTCATCTGGCAAAAAAAACTTATCATTCCACTGCCGAACAAGCCGCACAAATAGCTACAAAAGCGGGTGCCGGTAAACTGTTATTGGGTCATTTTTCGTCGAGATATAAAAATCTTGATGTGCTGCTGAATGAAGCCAAAGCGGTATTTCCAAACACATTTTTGGCCATAGAGGGGGATGTGATACATGTGGGGCAATAG